The genomic interval CTCGAAGAGGCCGATCTCGAGCGTCGTGCCGAAGCGGTTCTTTACGCCTCGCAGCACGCGGTGCGCGTGGTGGCGGTCGCCCTCGAAATAGAGCACGGCGTCGACGAGGTGCTCGAGCAGGCGGGGCCCCGCGAGCGCGCCCTCTTTGGTGACATGCCCGACGAGGATCACCGTCATCCCGCTGAGTTTCGCGAGGTAGACGAGTTCCGTGCAGCAGCGACGCAACTGCGCGATGGAGCCGGGCGACGCGTCGAGGTCGGCCTTGTAGATCATCTGCACCGAATCGATGACCAGCACGGCGGGGCGCGCCTTGCGCGCCTGCTCGACGATGCGCGCGAGGTTGGTGTCGGCGAGGAGCCAGAGTTCCTCGCGCACGCGTCTGGTGGCGCTCGCGTTGGGTTTCTCGTCGCGCGACGCGTCGAAGCGCAGGCGCTCGGCGCGCAGTTTCACCTGTTCGGCGGATTCCTCGGAGGTGACATAGAGCGTGCGCACCGAGCGCGACGCGAGCGACGCCGCGGCCTGGAGCAGCAGCGTGCTCTTGCCGATGCCCGGGTCGCCCCCGATGAGGATTGCGGACCCGGGGACGAGCCCGCCCCCCAGCACGCGATCGAACTCGGCGATGGTGGTGGGGATGCGACGGCGCCCGATCGCGTCGTCGCTGGCGTCGCTGATCTGCCCGATGGGCGCCGCGGCGGGCGATTCTAAAGACGCGATGCCGCCCGACAGACCGACGCCCTCGCCCGCGCTTTCCGGATCGAACGCGAACGACGCGGCGAGGCCCTTCTGGGGGTCGAGCGCGGCGGACGGCGCGGCGCGATGCTCTTCGAGCGAATCCCAGGCGCCGCAGTCCGGGCACTTGCCCATCCACTTGAGTTGCACGGCGCCGCAGGAGCGGCAGAGGAAGGTTGTTCGGGTCTTCGCCACGCGAGGAGGATACCGGCGCGCGAGAAAAAAGGTGTTCGCAGTGACACCCCCTGTGCGCGAATCTCGCTCCGGGTTGTGCACAGGGAGCGAGTGCTCGCTCCCCCACACACAGAGGAGACAGACATGAAGATCACCATGATGCTCGCGGCGGCCGGGGTCGCCCTTTCGATGCACGCGACGGCGTTCGCGGCACCCTCCCCGAACGCGTACATCGACGCCCAGGGCGACGAGCTCCGCCCCTACGACGGGAAGGGCTTCGCGCACGACCTCGCGTACATCAACGCGTTTTTCGACCTGAGCCGCGAGCGGTTCATCATCGAGGCCGGGTTCCACAACCCGATCAAGCCCTCGTGGGGCGCGCCGGAAAGCGTGAGCGATGACGCGGCCCTCGTCGGATTCATCGGCTTCGACCTCGACAACGACCCGACCACCGGCTCTCGCCCCATCCAGAACGACTTCGGGGACATGTTCCCTCGTCTCGGCCTCGGGCTCGACCTCGAGCTCGCGCTGACGCGCTACAACCCGCAGGGGTATCTCCGCGGCGTGCTGTTCGAAGAAGAGATCGAGGCGCGCACGAAGTTCTATGCCGACCGCTTCGTTGCCTCGATCGATCTCGCGCTGTTCCGTGACCGGGACATCCCCTTCGGTGAGTACGGCTTCGCGGCCATCTTCGGCACGGAGTTCCAGCCCACCGACGCCACCGACTCGATCGGCACGACCTATGTCGTCCCGACCCCGGCGACCGGCGCGCTGGCGGCGCTGGGCGGCGTGGCGGCGATGATCCGGCGTCGCCGGTAATCGCGTGAACGGACAGTCCGTGAACTCGGGCGGGCCCTCCGGCGACGGGGGGCCTGTTTCGTCGACGGGGTGCAATACGGGCCCGGGCGGGTCGTTCTCCCGGGCGAGAGCAAGCCGGAGAGAGAAGCGACGGATCGGCCGTCGCCCTGCACGACACGGACGGAGACCCAGACACCATGAAGAATCCCATGAACACCACTCGGACCCTGCTGCTCGGCCTGATCGCGTCTGGCGCGATCGTGGGGGCGGCGTTCGCCGACGGCCCCCAGGGCCACAAGGCCCATCGAGGCCCGGGCCCGCACGGCGCCGGCATGATGATGCAGCCCGACGAGGCGACCATCGAGGTCGCGAAGGCGACGGCAGAGCAGATGCGCGCGGTGCGCGAGGGCGCGTTCGAGAGCGTGCGCGCCGCCGCGACGCAAGGCGTCGACACCGTAAAGGCCCTCGGCGAGAAGGGCGTGCCGACCGAAGCGATCACGCTCGCGGCCCAGCAGGCGCGCGATTCGATCCTCACCGCGATCATCGACGCCGACGCCCAGATCGGCGCGATCGCGTCGAGCAAGGTCGCGGAGCTTCGCGCCCAGGGCGCGTCGGCCCAGCAGATCATGGCGGTCCTGCGCGTGCGCGACCGCTCGCTCCAGGCGCTGCACCAAGGCGCGATGCGCGGCCAGCACGCCGTGGGCCGGGCTGTGCGCATCGCGACGGGCGAGGTCGACGCGCCTGAGCGTCCCGAGCGCCCCGGGCAGCGCCCCGAGGGGCGACGCCCGGCGATGGACGGCGCCGAGGGCCAGCGCCCCGGCCCCGGCCCCGGCCCCGGCCCCCGGAACGGTCGCGGCCAGGGCGGGCGCGGGCCCATTCAGGACTGACGCCGCCGAACGACAGATGAAACAAGGACGACTCCACGATCGCCGCCCCGGCCAAGGCCTTGCCGGGGCGGCGTTCTTTTCGGGGCGCACCCCGG from Phycisphaeraceae bacterium carries:
- the radA gene encoding DNA repair protein RadA → MAKTRTTFLCRSCGAVQLKWMGKCPDCGAWDSLEEHRAAPSAALDPQKGLAASFAFDPESAGEGVGLSGGIASLESPAAAPIGQISDASDDAIGRRRIPTTIAEFDRVLGGGLVPGSAILIGGDPGIGKSTLLLQAAASLASRSVRTLYVTSEESAEQVKLRAERLRFDASRDEKPNASATRRVREELWLLADTNLARIVEQARKARPAVLVIDSVQMIYKADLDASPGSIAQLRRCCTELVYLAKLSGMTVILVGHVTKEGALAGPRLLEHLVDAVLYFEGDRHHAHRVLRGVKNRFGTTLEIGLFEMGDAGLREIADGAGVAASSDKPMPGSVVCPTISGTRCLLVEMQALTATGFLGAAKRKASGVDSSRLAMLIAVLEQHAGLRLADRDVFSSAVGGVKVVEPAADLALALAVAGSHLKRTVAPATAVVGEVGLGGEIRLVSRLEQRVREAARLGYTTIVVPQGSPTKPLVRAGIEIVQVRTITEAIKQLL